The Candidatus Manganitrophus noduliformans genome includes a window with the following:
- a CDS encoding universal stress protein, with translation MKFLMCTDGEELAEAAIRFGGRLAKGMNADVSVLHVRRPISSSERVQLTATRKKLSSWDLDIPGVDYLTRAREILDEVGLTQVPLSKEKHSRAFEGGVQGATELYLVGAGGENVRLRLREGDPVEQILEEAQVGGYDLIILGSGGGRGIGSYFVGSTALRVADLAACSVLIAKNIRQDHNFLLCTDGSDLAEKAEIAGAEMARVLGAKVTVLSVAEDESRREEALQSARRAEMILAQMGIEAKLKVRVGPPSQEIIAEAKDHDIVVMGASGSSAVRKFFLGSVPLKVMEYGACPVLIVREKRGKIPLQAG, from the coding sequence ATGAAATTTTTAATGTGCACCGACGGGGAAGAGTTGGCGGAAGCGGCGATCCGTTTCGGCGGAAGGCTGGCGAAGGGGATGAATGCCGACGTCAGCGTGCTGCACGTCCGAAGACCGATCTCCTCGTCGGAGCGGGTGCAGTTGACCGCCACACGTAAGAAGCTGTCGTCGTGGGACCTCGATATTCCCGGCGTCGATTATTTGACCCGGGCGCGGGAAATCTTGGATGAAGTCGGACTCACCCAGGTTCCCTTGTCCAAAGAGAAGCACAGCCGGGCCTTTGAGGGAGGGGTCCAGGGGGCGACGGAGCTCTACCTGGTCGGGGCCGGCGGCGAAAACGTCCGGCTTCGTCTCCGGGAGGGCGATCCGGTCGAGCAGATTTTAGAAGAGGCCCAGGTCGGCGGTTACGACCTGATTATTCTCGGTTCCGGAGGGGGGCGCGGGATCGGCAGTTATTTCGTCGGAAGCACCGCGCTCCGCGTCGCCGATCTGGCCGCCTGCAGCGTTCTGATCGCGAAGAACATACGGCAGGATCATAACTTCCTTCTCTGCACCGACGGTTCCGATCTGGCCGAGAAGGCGGAGATTGCGGGGGCCGAGATGGCCCGGGTGTTGGGGGCGAAGGTGACGGTCCTCTCGGTGGCGGAGGATGAGAGCCGGCGCGAAGAGGCGCTGCAGAGCGCGCGCCGGGCCGAAATGATCTTGGCGCAGATGGGCATTGAAGCGAAATTGAAGGTCCGGGTCGGTCCTCCTTCGCAAGAGATCATCGCGGAGGCGAAAGACCATGATATCGTCGTCATGGGGGCGAGCGGCAGCTCCGCCGTGAGAAAGTTTTTTCTGGGGAGTGTTCCTCTGAAGGTGATGGAGTATGGCGCGTGTCCGGTCCTCATCGTCCGGGAAAAGCGAGGAAAAATTCCGCTACAGGCGGGTTGA
- a CDS encoding AURKAIP1/COX24 domain-containing protein, whose protein sequence is MSRVVKKRRKKMRKHKYRKLRKRTRHSRR, encoded by the coding sequence ATGTCGCGTGTTGTGAAAAAGAGAAGAAAGAAGATGCGAAAACACAAGTACCGGAAGCTGCGGAAGAGAACGAGGCATTCCAGGAGATAA
- a CDS encoding Mrp/NBP35 family ATP-binding protein has protein sequence MAITEERVMKALSHVIEPELFKDIVTLNMVKEVQVNGNNVSFTVVLTTPACPLKDEITHRAEKALRQHVPEVGKIDVNYTANVTAGKSQVKENFIPGVKNTIAVSSGKGGVGKSTVSVNLAVALAQTGARVGLMDADIYGPNVPLMMGIKSPPKPEGEKLLPAESHGVKLISMAFFVPEDTPMIWRGPMVHGAIMQFLRDVIWGDLDYLLVDLPPGTGDAQLSIAQLVPLTGAVIVTTPQEVALLDSKKGLAMFQKVHVPVLGIVENMSFFECPHCHEKTEIFSRGGGKAAAEKLGVSFLGEVPIDPAIREGGDTGMPIVVADPKSPQAQTFMNIAKTLAGLISVRNSNEIKLTIIQ, from the coding sequence ATGGCAATTACCGAAGAGAGAGTGATGAAAGCGCTCAGTCATGTGATTGAGCCGGAGTTGTTCAAGGACATCGTTACCTTGAACATGGTCAAAGAGGTCCAAGTGAATGGAAACAATGTTTCCTTCACCGTCGTCCTGACGACCCCCGCCTGCCCGCTGAAGGATGAGATCACCCACCGCGCCGAGAAGGCGTTGCGGCAACACGTTCCGGAGGTCGGCAAGATCGACGTCAACTACACCGCCAACGTGACCGCCGGAAAAAGCCAGGTGAAAGAGAATTTCATCCCGGGGGTGAAGAATACGATCGCCGTCAGCAGCGGGAAAGGGGGGGTCGGCAAATCGACCGTCAGCGTCAATCTGGCGGTGGCCCTGGCGCAGACCGGCGCCCGGGTGGGGTTGATGGATGCCGACATCTACGGCCCGAACGTGCCGTTGATGATGGGGATCAAGTCTCCTCCGAAGCCGGAGGGGGAGAAGCTCCTCCCGGCGGAAAGCCATGGGGTCAAGCTGATCTCGATGGCCTTCTTCGTTCCGGAAGACACCCCGATGATCTGGCGGGGGCCGATGGTCCACGGCGCCATCATGCAGTTCCTCCGGGATGTGATTTGGGGGGATCTCGATTATCTCCTGGTCGATCTTCCGCCGGGGACCGGCGACGCGCAGCTCTCCATCGCGCAGCTGGTCCCGCTGACCGGGGCCGTCATCGTGACGACCCCTCAGGAGGTCGCGCTGCTTGATTCCAAAAAGGGCTTGGCGATGTTCCAGAAGGTTCATGTGCCGGTTCTCGGCATCGTCGAGAACATGAGCTTCTTCGAATGTCCGCATTGCCATGAGAAGACCGAGATCTTCAGCCGCGGCGGCGGGAAAGCGGCGGCGGAGAAGCTGGGGGTGTCCTTCTTAGGAGAGGTTCCGATCGATCCGGCCATTCGAGAAGGGGGAGACACCGGCATGCCGATCGTGGTGGCCGATCCGAAGTCCCCTCAGGCCCAGACGTTCATGAATATTGCAAAGACACTGGCGGGGCTGATCTCGGTGCGGAATTCGAATGAGATTAAGCTGACGATTATTCAGTAG
- a CDS encoding CPBP family intramembrane glutamic endopeptidase, which yields MEWHELLIFLAALWGVGWVLSLKKGKHPSQETLFDHQGWSIWTGIWVLTGLLIALFLVSALGLLLRQSTVIFVSILLEFFIFSSIFLFPQIGIYQPYRAFGLTLNHLGPRLVFGMRWIVGYLLIGQGLFLLLLFLESHGQQDLLLNQATEESFVEFLFFKNEWGIWSLWLPIFFIVIFRPVFEEILFRGLLYGPMRQKVGPFVASFLTSFLFALIHGADYIRLFVLGMILVYLYEHAKSLIPSILFHVAMNLIDVIFYFKGDVPTSISELRMEIGQIFFALVIFFIIIEIAYRRMKKNGCFERSFNEYAYK from the coding sequence ATGGAATGGCATGAATTATTGATATTTTTGGCGGCTCTTTGGGGAGTTGGCTGGGTTTTATCTTTAAAAAAAGGTAAACACCCTAGTCAGGAAACTCTTTTTGACCATCAGGGTTGGAGTATTTGGACCGGAATCTGGGTTTTAACTGGCTTATTAATAGCGTTGTTTCTCGTGTCAGCATTGGGGCTGCTATTGAGGCAATCCACTGTGATCTTCGTCTCTATTCTTTTAGAGTTTTTTATCTTTAGCAGTATTTTCCTTTTCCCTCAGATAGGTATTTATCAACCTTACAGGGCTTTTGGACTAACTTTAAACCATCTCGGTCCTCGTCTTGTTTTCGGTATGAGGTGGATCGTTGGATATCTTTTAATTGGACAGGGACTATTTTTACTTTTACTTTTTCTTGAATCACATGGACAACAAGATTTACTGCTGAATCAGGCTACCGAAGAGAGTTTCGTAGAATTTCTATTTTTCAAAAATGAGTGGGGCATATGGTCATTATGGCTGCCCATCTTTTTTATTGTAATTTTTAGGCCAGTCTTTGAAGAAATTCTTTTCCGAGGGCTGCTCTATGGTCCAATGAGACAGAAAGTCGGCCCCTTTGTGGCTAGTTTCCTTACCTCATTTTTATTCGCGCTAATACACGGTGCAGACTATATACGTCTCTTTGTGTTGGGAATGATCCTTGTTTATTTATATGAGCACGCAAAATCACTGATTCCGAGTATTTTATTTCATGTTGCCATGAATCTTATTGATGTTATTTTTTATTTCAAAGGCGATGTTCCAACATCTATTTCTGAACTTAGGATGGAAATAGGTCAAATCTTTTTTGCCTTAGTAATATTTTTCATCATTATTGAAATTGCATATCGTCGGATGAAAAAAAATGGATGCTTTGAAAGATCTTTTAATGAGTATGCGTATAAATAA
- a CDS encoding tetratricopeptide repeat protein has product MILLWLRAIWGKIWGKVWWRFWGRLWNRVTLKHALLVFVCYWALIVQMSYRVPSRLLFLLIPWIGTAIGLLSLFFFLKHLFSNSHTHSPFYSTLRVIEQGTALMLRVFIYYSLLLYLNAKLDTSPRIDQVAEIETITLGEIQLDIPIPLRWANLKSASNSESVTRLLLRWDEAKKLWGGESVVVQSRRGFLRIPWIVKIERNEEKYSREALALSPTATAAWRKLINFYLDHERWKEASAAAQEYIKIYPADDAYALSVAGALNVSGHYADGIAILNPIVENRPTYEAYQLLGWALSFNGQRPRAAEVLEASIPLRPEDWEAYYHLGYVYNDMGKVPEAIVNFEKVLERRPHFPEVKKQLADLRHLAELQRKIAAKRAAASSPSEQPAAAP; this is encoded by the coding sequence ATGATTCTATTGTGGCTCCGCGCGATTTGGGGAAAGATCTGGGGGAAGGTTTGGTGGAGATTCTGGGGACGACTTTGGAACCGGGTGACCTTGAAGCATGCCCTTTTGGTTTTCGTTTGCTATTGGGCCCTCATCGTCCAGATGTCCTATCGTGTCCCGAGCCGTCTTCTCTTTCTTCTCATCCCCTGGATCGGGACCGCCATCGGTCTCCTCAGCCTCTTTTTTTTCTTAAAACATCTCTTCTCCAACAGCCATACCCATTCTCCGTTTTATTCCACCCTTCGCGTAATCGAACAGGGAACCGCCTTGATGCTTCGGGTCTTCATCTATTACAGCCTCCTCCTTTACCTGAACGCGAAGCTCGATACATCACCACGGATCGATCAGGTCGCGGAGATTGAAACCATTACTTTAGGAGAGATCCAACTCGATATCCCGATTCCGCTTCGATGGGCAAACCTGAAATCGGCTAGCAATTCCGAATCGGTCACCCGTCTTTTACTCAGGTGGGACGAAGCAAAAAAATTATGGGGAGGAGAGTCCGTTGTCGTGCAGAGCCGCCGCGGTTTTTTGCGTATCCCGTGGATCGTAAAAATTGAGCGGAACGAAGAAAAATACAGCCGTGAAGCCCTCGCGCTTTCTCCTACGGCGACGGCAGCCTGGAGGAAACTGATCAATTTCTATCTCGATCATGAACGCTGGAAGGAGGCGAGCGCTGCCGCGCAGGAATACATTAAAATTTATCCAGCCGATGATGCCTATGCATTAAGCGTCGCAGGCGCCTTGAACGTCAGCGGCCACTATGCGGATGGAATCGCCATTCTTAATCCGATTGTGGAAAATCGTCCGACTTACGAAGCTTATCAGTTGCTCGGATGGGCCCTCAGCTTTAACGGACAGAGGCCCCGCGCAGCGGAAGTCCTAGAAGCCTCCATTCCGCTCCGTCCCGAAGACTGGGAAGCTTATTACCACCTGGGATACGTCTATAACGATATGGGAAAGGTGCCTGAGGCGATCGTCAATTTCGAGAAGGTGCTGGAGCGCCGGCCTCACTTTCCGGAGGTGAAGAAGCAGCTGGCCGATCTTCGCCACCTTGCCGAGCTGCAACGGAAAATCGCTGCAAAACGGGCCGCCGCTTCCTCGCCCTCGGAACAACCGGCCGCCGCTCCTTAA
- a CDS encoding tetratricopeptide repeat protein: protein MSVQSQVITALCFVVIWSMIYGHFSQMDGRFFHSSLSGTKGLVLYEIGHYRAAAETYRSLLREIYAEEETSDPAWDALMRGDLETAESLSRDALEKDPSNIHPLLNLGEIALERGALDGALRHFDQLLRRESDQFDALLLSAVARAKGGAYPEAIDLLNRALRTPNTEDRITSFLWALKTTGELTELPRWERPLGLIAHLYRYLRIYDSSNERKAISYAKWAIDVGDRPDDAYLTLGVIAFKNRKNEEALASFLKAIETNPYNAEAHRRAAQVYSDRGDLANEYRMTREAYLKAPKDEFYADALSSFLTEKIGDYHQALLLAEHFLRGQPDNVTLLDRAGYLSGMIGNREQALEYFRRGQQLEPDNPRFYEAIGFTLNELGRTEEATEAYQTALSIDPRRPKAYIGLATLYQKEQRYPEAIVAYETAFQLGYDRSKMLTNLCTLYHRMSNFAEAVSCLNAVLSEDPRNALAEHLLSYAMANLPAGRSTE, encoded by the coding sequence ATGAGCGTTCAATCGCAGGTCATTACAGCCCTCTGCTTCGTTGTGATTTGGAGCATGATCTACGGCCATTTCTCACAGATGGACGGGCGTTTTTTTCATTCCTCTCTCTCAGGAACAAAAGGGTTGGTTCTCTACGAGATCGGCCATTATCGTGCGGCCGCGGAAACATATCGATCCCTCCTTCGAGAAATTTATGCGGAAGAAGAGACGTCCGACCCGGCCTGGGATGCGCTCATGCGCGGTGATCTCGAAACGGCCGAATCGCTCTCCCGTGACGCGCTGGAAAAAGATCCGTCGAATATCCACCCGCTTTTAAATCTGGGTGAGATCGCCCTCGAACGAGGCGCCCTCGACGGAGCGCTCCGACATTTCGATCAGCTCCTTCGCAGGGAGAGCGACCAATTCGACGCCCTTCTCCTCTCCGCCGTCGCTCGAGCGAAGGGAGGCGCCTATCCGGAGGCGATCGACCTCCTCAACCGTGCCTTGCGAACCCCGAACACCGAAGATCGCATTACCTCGTTTCTTTGGGCATTGAAGACGACTGGAGAGTTGACCGAGCTTCCGAGATGGGAGCGCCCCCTCGGTCTCATCGCGCATCTTTATCGCTACTTGCGCATTTATGATTCGTCGAATGAAAGAAAGGCGATCTCCTATGCAAAGTGGGCGATTGATGTGGGGGACCGTCCCGACGATGCCTACCTGACACTGGGGGTGATTGCATTCAAGAACAGAAAAAACGAAGAGGCGCTCGCCTCCTTCCTCAAAGCGATCGAGACCAACCCCTACAATGCCGAAGCACACCGACGCGCAGCCCAGGTCTACTCCGACCGAGGCGATCTCGCCAACGAATACCGGATGACACGCGAAGCGTACCTCAAAGCGCCTAAAGATGAATTTTACGCCGATGCGTTGAGTTCCTTTCTCACGGAAAAGATCGGTGACTACCATCAAGCCCTCCTACTCGCCGAGCACTTCCTCAGAGGACAACCGGACAATGTCACCCTGCTCGATCGGGCGGGATATCTCTCCGGAATGATCGGAAACCGGGAACAAGCGCTGGAATACTTTCGACGAGGACAGCAACTGGAGCCGGACAACCCCCGCTTCTACGAGGCGATTGGATTTACTTTGAACGAATTGGGGAGAACCGAAGAGGCCACCGAGGCCTATCAAACCGCATTGTCGATCGACCCCCGACGGCCGAAAGCTTATATCGGTCTGGCCACCTTATATCAGAAGGAACAGCGGTATCCGGAGGCGATTGTAGCTTACGAAACGGCGTTCCAGCTCGGATATGACCGCTCCAAAATGCTGACGAATCTCTGCACCCTTTATCATCGGATGTCGAACTTCGCAGAGGCCGTCTCCTGCCTCAATGCCGTTCTTTCCGAAGATCCGCGCAACGCCTTGGCGGAACATCTTCTCTCATACGCCATGGCCAATCTTCCCGCCGGGAGGTCGACGGAATGA
- a CDS encoding OsmC family protein: MAVRTSEASWEGNLKEGKGKMKVGAGAYEGPFSFASRFESGGGTNPEELIAAAHAGCFSMALSAGLGKNGFNPTRVKTVAKAHLEKVGEGFKITRMELNSEAEVPGIDKAKFDEIAEATKKGCPVSQALAGTEITLNAKLL, translated from the coding sequence ATGGCGGTACGCACTTCTGAAGCATCCTGGGAAGGAAATTTGAAAGAAGGAAAGGGAAAAATGAAGGTCGGCGCCGGCGCTTACGAGGGGCCGTTCTCTTTTGCCTCGCGCTTCGAGTCGGGGGGCGGGACCAACCCGGAGGAGCTGATCGCCGCGGCCCACGCCGGCTGCTTCTCCATGGCGCTCTCCGCCGGTTTGGGCAAGAACGGCTTTAACCCGACGCGGGTGAAGACCGTCGCCAAGGCCCATCTGGAAAAGGTCGGCGAGGGATTCAAGATCACCCGGATGGAATTGAATTCCGAGGCGGAGGTTCCCGGAATCGACAAGGCGAAGTTCGATGAAATCGCCGAGGCGACCAAAAAGGGCTGCCCGGTCTCCCAGGCGCTCGCCGGGACCGAAATCACCTTGAACGCGAAACTTCTCTAA
- a CDS encoding patatin-like phospholipase family protein codes for MEKKEEKDTPKGESTQRQDRLGLALSGGGFRASFFHIGVLAQMARLGLLRHVEVISTVSGGSIVGALYYLHVKRLLEAKSDEEVTDQDYAAIIERIEQDFLRGVQKNLRMRTFLNPFKTLRMALANYSRSDRIGELYDEHFYRPVFDPNRTRPIEMRELKIQPKEGKPDFNPLDDNGGRRAKVPILLLNATSLNTGHNWRFEAIRMGEPPREGIIAREIDKNLRLRRPPSYDAITEKQQNIELGLAVAASACVPGLFPPLAVSGLYPDDIRVQLVDGGVHDNQGVGGLLDMGCTRFVVSDSSGQMRDEDQPTTSIPGVLGRANSILMDRVREEELFRLIQHKDAPVAFMHLLRGLSGRAVSWIGPDGKPAEADKKERQPELSSESFGVACEVQDLLSRIRTDLDSFSDVEAYALMYDGYKMSEQEIPKCKAFKELLSGPAPIAPPLCRFLEIAPLMAKPTPAFLQQIKVGGERVLKIFRLSKPAAAVTGIALVGLLFWLWKVLGPTILAQLARQVTIGGLLLSGAILAIGFIPIVSRVFHVFRFLRGPASFIVRFVVRALIPALASIPIAIHLFIFDRLFLKQGTLERLGLSSKAGAGGQGPGIRKN; via the coding sequence ATGGAAAAGAAAGAAGAGAAAGATACCCCGAAGGGGGAGAGCACGCAGAGGCAGGATCGGCTGGGACTCGCCTTATCGGGAGGGGGCTTTCGCGCCTCCTTCTTTCACATCGGGGTGCTCGCACAGATGGCGCGGCTCGGCCTGCTCCGGCATGTGGAGGTGATCTCGACCGTATCGGGCGGCTCGATCGTCGGGGCCCTCTACTACCTTCACGTGAAGCGGCTCCTTGAAGCGAAATCCGACGAAGAGGTGACCGACCAGGACTATGCCGCCATCATCGAACGGATCGAGCAGGACTTCCTGCGCGGCGTTCAGAAAAATCTCCGGATGCGGACCTTTCTCAACCCCTTCAAGACGCTCCGGATGGCCCTTGCGAACTACTCCCGGAGCGACCGGATCGGCGAGCTCTATGACGAGCACTTCTACCGCCCCGTATTCGATCCGAACCGCACCCGGCCAATCGAGATGCGGGAGTTAAAAATTCAGCCGAAGGAGGGGAAGCCCGACTTCAACCCCCTGGACGACAACGGCGGCCGCCGGGCGAAGGTGCCGATTCTCCTTCTCAATGCGACCTCGCTGAACACCGGCCACAACTGGCGGTTCGAGGCGATCCGGATGGGAGAGCCGCCGCGGGAAGGGATCATCGCCCGGGAGATCGACAAGAACCTCCGGCTGCGCCGCCCCCCCTCCTACGACGCGATCACCGAAAAGCAGCAAAACATCGAGCTTGGCCTGGCGGTCGCCGCCTCGGCCTGCGTTCCGGGACTCTTTCCACCCCTCGCCGTCAGCGGCCTCTACCCGGACGACATTCGGGTTCAGCTCGTCGACGGCGGGGTGCACGACAATCAAGGGGTCGGGGGGCTGCTCGATATGGGTTGCACCCGGTTCGTCGTGAGCGACTCCTCGGGACAGATGCGCGATGAGGACCAGCCGACGACGTCGATCCCCGGGGTGCTCGGCCGGGCGAACAGCATCTTGATGGACCGGGTCCGGGAGGAAGAGCTCTTCCGCCTGATCCAGCACAAAGATGCGCCGGTCGCCTTCATGCACCTCTTGAGGGGACTCTCGGGGCGGGCGGTGTCATGGATCGGCCCCGACGGGAAACCGGCCGAGGCCGACAAAAAAGAGCGGCAGCCCGAGCTCTCCTCGGAAAGCTTCGGCGTCGCCTGCGAGGTGCAGGATCTTCTCTCCCGAATCCGGACCGACCTCGACTCGTTCAGCGACGTGGAGGCTTACGCGCTGATGTACGACGGTTATAAGATGAGCGAGCAGGAGATTCCGAAATGCAAGGCCTTTAAGGAGCTTCTCTCCGGGCCGGCCCCGATCGCTCCTCCCCTCTGCCGTTTCTTAGAGATCGCGCCGCTGATGGCCAAGCCGACGCCGGCCTTTCTCCAACAGATCAAGGTCGGAGGGGAGCGGGTGCTGAAAATATTCAGGCTGAGCAAACCGGCCGCCGCCGTCACGGGGATTGCTCTGGTCGGCCTTCTCTTCTGGCTCTGGAAGGTGTTGGGGCCGACCATTCTGGCGCAGCTCGCCCGGCAGGTGACCATTGGAGGCCTCCTTCTCTCGGGCGCCATTTTGGCCATCGGATTCATCCCGATCGTGAGCCGGGTGTTTCATGTCTTCCGATTTCTTCGAGGTCCGGCGAGCTTTATCGTTCGCTTCGTGGTGAGAGCGCTCATTCCGGCGCTCGCCTCCATTCCGATCGCGATTCACCTTTTTATTTTCGATCGGCTCTTTCTCAAACAGGGAACGCTGGAACGGCTGGGGCTTTCTTCGAAAGCAGGGGCCGGGGGTCAGGGGCCGGGGATCAGGAAAAACTAG